A genomic stretch from Sphingobacterium sp. ML3W includes:
- the miaA gene encoding tRNA (adenosine(37)-N6)-dimethylallyltransferase MiaA — MIDRLEHILSLLERATVPKEKVIVILGPTASGKTKLAVQLAQQIDAEIISADSRQIYRRMDIGTGKDLTEYQDILYHLIDIQEPGAKYNLGNFITDFNQAYQSILKKGKHTILCGGTGLYLQSVIQRAPYALIPSIEGFKEALSDQTKSELVERVNAYTCPLDFQIDHSTNKRIIRAIEILEFLRQNPGFKPEQQAPETLVIGLNPPLEKRRSSISKRLNGRIENGFLQEVEQLLAEGISHEQLQYYGLEYKYASFYLLGQLNYASFFTKLETEIHRYAKRQMTYFRKMEKDGIKIHWI; from the coding sequence GTGATAGACAGATTAGAACATATACTTTCTCTTTTGGAGCGGGCAACTGTTCCAAAAGAGAAAGTAATCGTTATTTTGGGACCAACAGCCTCAGGAAAAACCAAACTGGCAGTACAACTTGCCCAACAAATTGATGCCGAAATTATAAGTGCGGATTCCCGGCAAATTTACAGACGTATGGATATCGGCACCGGAAAAGACCTTACTGAATATCAAGACATTCTATATCATCTTATCGATATACAAGAACCCGGCGCAAAATACAATCTTGGAAATTTTATCACTGATTTCAATCAGGCCTATCAATCCATTTTAAAAAAAGGCAAACATACAATCTTATGCGGCGGGACGGGTTTATACTTGCAAAGCGTTATCCAACGAGCTCCCTATGCACTGATTCCGAGCATCGAAGGATTCAAAGAAGCGCTCTCGGACCAGACTAAATCAGAATTAGTGGAACGGGTAAATGCTTACACATGTCCCTTGGACTTCCAGATAGATCATTCTACCAATAAACGCATCATCCGCGCCATCGAGATACTAGAGTTTCTCAGACAAAATCCAGGCTTCAAACCCGAGCAGCAAGCTCCTGAGACTCTTGTTATTGGACTAAATCCGCCTCTTGAAAAAAGAAGATCAAGCATCAGTAAGAGACTAAATGGGCGAATAGAAAACGGCTTTCTGCAAGAAGTCGAACAATTATTAGCCGAGGGGATTTCCCATGAGCAATTACAATATTATGGACTAGAATATAAATATGCTTCTTTTTATCTCCTTGGACAGTTGAACTACGCTTCCTTCTTCACAAAGTTAGAAACAGAAATACATCGTTATGCCAAACGTCAAATGACGTACTTCCGGAAAATGGAAAAAGATGGGATCAAGATTCATTGGATATAA
- a CDS encoding Gfo/Idh/MocA family oxidoreductase, which translates to MKRKLRMGMVGGGNDAFIGAVHRIAAFMDGKIELVCGAFSIDPQISKQSGEDLFVAPERVYLTYEEMIEKESLLPDGERMDFVTIVTPNFLHFAPAKLALEKGFDVVVEKPMTVSVEEAKELQETVERTGRTLCLTHTYSGYPMVKQAKAMVKEGHFGKIRKIVVEYPQGWLSRLTEREGNAGAAWRADPKRSGKSLVMGDIGTHAAHLAEYVSGLKIEELCADLTTFVEGRLLDDDGSVLLRFENGAKGVLMASQISAGEENAVRIRIYGEKGGLEWANEDPNNLIIKMLDQPRQLYRTGNAYAAPYTLSSFATHNTRIPAGHPEGLLESFANIYRNFTLTVSAKREGRTPTAEEQDFPTVYDGVRGMTFIDTVVKNNEGTEKWTKFVV; encoded by the coding sequence ATGAAGAGAAAACTTCGCATGGGTATGGTCGGAGGCGGAAATGACGCCTTTATTGGAGCTGTACACCGCATCGCCGCTTTTATGGATGGCAAGATTGAGTTGGTTTGTGGTGCATTTAGCATCGATCCACAGATTTCAAAACAATCTGGAGAAGACTTATTTGTAGCTCCCGAGCGTGTCTATTTAACCTACGAAGAGATGATCGAGAAAGAATCTTTGCTTCCTGATGGAGAACGCATGGATTTTGTAACTATTGTTACTCCTAACTTTCTACATTTTGCCCCAGCTAAATTAGCCTTGGAAAAAGGTTTCGATGTTGTCGTTGAAAAACCTATGACTGTATCCGTTGAAGAAGCAAAAGAGTTACAGGAGACTGTAGAGCGCACAGGTCGTACCCTATGTTTGACACATACCTATTCGGGGTATCCAATGGTAAAACAGGCCAAAGCAATGGTGAAAGAAGGCCACTTTGGTAAAATAAGAAAAATTGTTGTTGAATATCCACAGGGATGGTTAAGCCGTTTAACCGAACGTGAGGGCAATGCAGGTGCTGCCTGGCGCGCAGACCCAAAACGCTCAGGCAAATCTTTGGTAATGGGGGATATCGGTACCCATGCGGCTCATCTTGCGGAATATGTTTCAGGATTAAAAATCGAAGAATTATGTGCTGATTTGACAACATTTGTTGAAGGCCGTTTATTGGATGATGATGGTTCGGTATTGTTACGTTTTGAAAATGGCGCAAAAGGTGTATTAATGGCATCACAGATCTCAGCAGGAGAGGAGAACGCAGTCCGTATCCGTATTTATGGTGAAAAAGGAGGGCTAGAGTGGGCCAACGAAGACCCCAACAACCTGATCATCAAAATGCTGGATCAGCCTCGCCAATTGTACCGTACAGGAAATGCTTATGCAGCTCCATATACATTGAGTTCTTTTGCTACACATAATACACGTATCCCTGCAGGTCACCCAGAGGGTTTATTGGAGTCCTTTGCAAACATTTATCGCAACTTTACGTTAACTGTCAGCGCAAAACGAGAAGGTAGAACCCCAACAGCTGAAGAACAAGATTTTCCAACTGTCTACGATGGTGTAAGAGGTATGACTTTTATTGATACTGTTGTAAAAAATAACGAAGGAACAGAAAAATGGACTAAATTTGTCGTGTGA
- a CDS encoding Rne/Rng family ribonuclease produces MVKELIIDSTPDKGVTIALLQDKQLVELNREPANNNFAVGDIYLGRIKRIMPGLNAAFVDVGYEKDAFLHYLDLGPQVQSLLKLTRIVKNGSYQEKLLNSLKLEKDIDKAGKISDVLSKNMLVPVQIAKEPISTKGPRLSSDLSIAGRFVVLVPFSSTVSISKRIKGSNERNRLKKIVEGIKPANFGVIIRTVSEGKGVEELQRDLLDLISKWELFTKRLRNAEPPQKVLGEMDRASTILRDILTDEFSHIYVNDPSIFEETKSYIHDISPDLEKIVKLYKHKEPIFDHFGVEKQIKAAFGKTVTLPGGAYLVIEHTEALHVIDVNSGNRSANKENQEDNALLVNMEAAKEIARQLRLRDMGGIVVIDFIDMHKPNHRKELYTFLKECMVSDRARHTILPPSKFGLVQITRQRVRPEMNIVTNEKCPACDGTGEIRSSIVLMDDIENNLSFILQEQNEKKVTLCVHPYIDAYIKSGLISKRMKWFMKYGKWIKVNPMTSYYLTEFHFFNAKDEEIKL; encoded by the coding sequence TTGGTAAAGGAATTAATTATCGATTCAACTCCTGATAAAGGGGTAACTATTGCTTTACTACAAGACAAGCAGCTTGTTGAACTTAACCGTGAACCCGCAAATAACAATTTCGCTGTCGGAGATATTTATCTTGGACGTATCAAGCGGATTATGCCAGGGCTGAATGCGGCTTTCGTAGATGTAGGCTACGAAAAGGATGCTTTTCTACATTATCTAGATTTGGGTCCACAAGTTCAATCTTTGCTAAAGCTTACGCGTATAGTAAAGAATGGCAGTTATCAAGAGAAACTGCTCAATAGTTTAAAACTTGAAAAGGATATCGATAAAGCTGGTAAGATCTCTGATGTCTTGAGCAAAAATATGCTCGTGCCAGTACAAATCGCCAAAGAACCCATTTCAACAAAAGGACCTCGTCTGAGTTCAGACCTTTCAATTGCAGGTCGTTTTGTCGTTTTGGTACCTTTCTCAAGTACTGTTTCCATTTCCAAGCGTATCAAAGGTAGTAATGAGCGCAACCGCCTCAAAAAGATTGTCGAAGGAATTAAACCAGCTAATTTTGGTGTAATTATCCGTACGGTCTCTGAAGGAAAGGGTGTTGAAGAACTACAACGAGACTTACTGGACCTGATCTCAAAATGGGAGCTATTTACCAAACGTCTTCGTAATGCTGAACCACCACAAAAGGTTCTCGGCGAAATGGATCGTGCATCCACGATTCTCCGGGATATCCTAACGGATGAGTTTTCGCATATTTATGTTAATGATCCTTCGATCTTCGAAGAAACAAAATCATATATACACGATATATCTCCAGATTTGGAGAAAATTGTAAAACTTTACAAACATAAAGAACCAATTTTCGACCATTTTGGTGTTGAAAAGCAAATCAAGGCAGCTTTTGGCAAAACTGTTACATTGCCCGGTGGTGCGTATCTCGTTATCGAGCATACCGAAGCCCTACATGTAATTGATGTCAATAGCGGTAACCGTTCTGCCAATAAGGAGAATCAGGAAGATAATGCATTGCTGGTCAATATGGAAGCAGCAAAAGAAATCGCGCGGCAACTGCGTTTGCGTGATATGGGGGGAATTGTAGTCATCGATTTTATCGATATGCACAAGCCTAATCATCGAAAAGAGTTGTATACGTTCTTAAAAGAATGTATGGTGTCGGACAGAGCGAGACATACGATTTTGCCACCAAGTAAATTTGGGCTAGTGCAGATCACCCGTCAACGTGTAAGACCTGAAATGAATATTGTCACAAACGAGAAATGTCCGGCTTGTGATGGTACAGGTGAAATCCGATCAAGTATTGTCCTGATGGATGATATTGAAAATAATTTGAGTTTTATTCTTCAAGAACAGAATGAGAAAAAGGTGACCTTATGTGTTCACCCATACATAGACGCTTACATTAAGTCTGGCTTGATTTCTAAAAGAATGAAATGGTTTATGAAGTACGGTAAATGGATTAAAGTAAATCCAATGACGTCATATTACCTAACTGAATTCCACTTCTTCAATGCGAAAGATGAGGAAATCAAGTTATAA